The DNA window ACTCCGGGGCCGATATGAGGGCCAACGCATCGCCGTGGGCCTGGAACAGTCCAGGGGGGGCTTGATCCATTTGTTAATGCAGTATGAGTTCATCGTACTCTACACGATTAATCCGGCCACGAGTGCCCGGTATCGCAAAACCTGGAAGACAAGCCGGGCCAAAGATGATCCTTCAGATGCCGTGCTGCTTATGGAGCTGGTGCGGGATTGCCGTCACAAACTCAAGGCGTGGTATCCGGAAGACGACCAGACCCGCCAGCTGATCCTGCTTACCGAGCACCGGCGCAAAGCCGTTAATTTGCGGGTAAAACTCACCAACGCCCTGCGGTCCGTGCTGAAA is part of the Pontiella agarivorans genome and encodes:
- a CDS encoding IS110 family transposase, producing MDWADKKHDFCLWDEASQTTESGRIEHRPEVLHEWICKLRGRYEGQRIAVGLEQSRGGLIHLLMQYEFIVLYTINPATSARYRKTWKTSRAKDDPSDAVLLMELVRDCRHKLKAWYPEDDQTRQLILLTEHRRKAVNLRVKLTNALRSVLK